From the genome of Streptomyces sp. S4.7:
CTGGACCGCCGTCAGACCGGCCGGTGCCAGGGTCCGCAGAGTCGACCGGTCGTAACAGCCGCCGGGGAAGCGGAAGTACGGCACCACCTGGCGGACCCCGGCCTTGCGGAAGGCGCCGAAGGCCCGCTCCACATCGGCCGCCATGTCCTTCTCGCCGAGTGCCTTGAGCCCGTGGCAGTCGGCCGTGAAGGAGTGGTGGCTGTACGAGTGGTTCGCGACCTCGAACAGGGGGTCGGAGCCGATCTCCCTCGCCTGGAAGGGGTACTCCTCCACCCACCGTCCCGTCATGAAGATCGTCGAGGGGACTTCGAGGCGGCGCAGCGAGGAGATCAGGGTCGGGTTGTCGAAGCGCTCGCCACGGGCGGCGCGCGGTCCCTGGTCGGCGGTCATGTCGGCGTCGAAGGTGAGCGCGACGGTCTTGGCCGCCGTCACGGCCCCTGTCGTGCCCGTGGGGTCCGCGCCACGGAGGAAGACGGGGGTCACGGCGGGGCGCTCGGGCCCGGCCGGCTGCCGTGACGCGGGTCCGGGCGAGGGGCCGGCGGTCGGGCGCGCGTCGGTGTCGGCGCCGCATCCGGCGAGGGCGGCACCCAGCGTGGCCAGGGCGATGACTCGCAGCAGATATTTAGGCATATGGGAAAAATATAGGACTAAATGTTCATCTGGCGGTTGCGGCGCTCGAAGATTGCCGGAACACGGCACTGCGCAGCCGTGACGGACCGTGAGAAAATCTCCTCCCATTCAAGGGTGCATCAGGGGGACCGGCGGGAGCCGGGGGAGGGACGACCCATGGATGTGTTCCTCGGCCTCGGTATCGCGGGCGTGGTCCTGCTCGCCGTCGCGCTGATCTTCGACGGCATCTTCGAGGGCCTGTTCGGCGGAGTGCTCGACGGCCTGTTCGCGGGCCTGCTGTCGCTGCCCGTCGTGGCGGGATTCGTCGCGATGCTGGGCTTCGGCGGCGCGATCGTGCTCGGCACGACCGACCTCGGAGCCGGCCCGGCCGTCGCCGCGGGCGCCGTCGCCGGTGCCGTCACCGGCTGGCTGGCCTGGAAACTCAGCCGCGTGCTGATGCGCGATCAGACGGACGCCACGCCACGGGGAGCGGATCTCCTCGGTACGCCGGGGTCCGTGATCACCGCCATCCCCGCCGACGGATACGGCGAGGTGATGCTCCGGGTGGCGGGCCAGCCGGTGAAGTTCGCCGCGAAGAGCGCGGTGCCCCTGGCGCGCGGCGCCGAGGTCTGGGTGGAGTCGACGCTGTCGTCCACCTCGGTCGGGGTCCGGCCCGTCGAGCGCTGAGCCGGCCACCGGCCGGCCGGTCCACCGAGTGACCACCCCGCAGGCCCGTCGAACCGGCCATCCGCCGAACCGTCGCGCGGCAGCCGGCGTCCCACAGTCCGGCGTCCACAGCAGCCCGTACGTCAACAGGGGGAGTTCCAAATGAGTCCAGTGATCATCGCGGTGGCGGGAGTCGTCGTACTTCTCGTCCTGCTCGCCCTCGTCGTCATCACCCGCTACAAGGTCGCGGGCCCCAGCGAGGCATTCATCATCACCGGCCGCCGAGGCGAGTCGTCCACCGATCCGGTCACCGGCCGGGTCAGCACCGACAACAGCGGTCAGAAGGTCGTGGT
Proteins encoded in this window:
- a CDS encoding polysaccharide deacetylase family protein, which gives rise to MPKYLLRVIALATLGAALAGCGADTDARPTAGPSPGPASRQPAGPERPAVTPVFLRGADPTGTTGAVTAAKTVALTFDADMTADQGPRAARGERFDNPTLISSLRRLEVPSTIFMTGRWVEEYPFQAREIGSDPLFEVANHSYSHHSFTADCHGLKALGEKDMAADVERAFGAFRKAGVRQVVPYFRFPGGCYDRSTLRTLAPAGLTAVQWDVVSGDAFATDADTVAEQVLADVRPGSVVVMHCTMSAAPVTDEAVRKIVPVLRERGYRFVKVSELIKG